In Sporosarcina luteola, one DNA window encodes the following:
- a CDS encoding 3-hydroxybutyrate dehydrogenase, which yields MVEGKVLFITGAAQGIGFEVAQEFSKAGAKVVLSDINGEKVKDAAQRLSGDAIGIKCDVTSEADLEKAINEAITYYGRIDILINNAGMQHVAMLEDFPTERFELLVKIMLTAPFIATKLVLPHMRENGFGRILNMASINGLVGFAGKAAYNSAKHGVIGLTKVAALETAADGITVNAICPGYVDTPLVRNQFQDLATTRNVPLESVLEEIIYPLVPQKRLLDVKEVADLALFLSSDAAKGMTGQAVVLDGGYTVH from the coding sequence ATGGTAGAAGGAAAAGTTTTATTTATAACAGGAGCTGCACAAGGGATCGGCTTTGAAGTTGCCCAAGAGTTTTCTAAAGCAGGCGCTAAAGTTGTACTTTCAGATATTAATGGGGAAAAAGTGAAGGATGCTGCCCAAAGACTGAGTGGAGATGCGATTGGTATTAAGTGTGATGTCACGTCCGAAGCAGATCTGGAAAAGGCGATCAATGAAGCAATTACTTATTATGGAAGAATTGATATTCTCATTAATAATGCTGGGATGCAGCATGTTGCGATGCTCGAGGATTTTCCGACGGAGCGATTTGAATTGCTTGTGAAGATTATGCTGACAGCTCCATTTATCGCAACGAAACTCGTATTGCCGCATATGAGGGAGAATGGATTTGGACGTATCTTGAATATGGCTTCCATTAATGGACTTGTCGGCTTTGCGGGAAAAGCTGCGTATAACTCAGCCAAGCATGGTGTAATCGGGTTGACGAAAGTCGCGGCTCTCGAAACGGCAGCGGATGGGATTACGGTAAACGCAATCTGTCCTGGCTATGTTGACACGCCATTAGTGCGCAATCAGTTCCAAGATTTAGCGACGACACGCAATGTTCCACTCGAATCCGTACTGGAGGAAATCATTTATCCATTAGTGCCTCAGAAGCGGCTGTTAGATGTTAAGGAAGTTGCCGATTTAGCACTGTTCCTTTCGAGCGATGCAGCGAAAGGCATGACAGGTCAAGCGGTCGTGCTGGACGGCGGATATACGGTGCATTAA
- a CDS encoding spore coat protein: MDTDIEQLSNELIVIRDSCDVTVRTTDTQVAVSLQAALQVAIAIVVNISIADGTRAERVTAELLERAQIRQTNRQRLIIVNSRDIEVTTEDTDVAISLQLLLQILLALIVQLDIL, from the coding sequence TTGGATACTGATATCGAACAGCTTTCCAACGAATTAATTGTCATCCGCGACTCTTGCGATGTCACTGTCAGAACGACTGACACGCAAGTTGCCGTGTCCCTGCAAGCAGCGCTCCAAGTAGCCATCGCGATTGTTGTTAACATCTCGATTGCTGATGGTACGAGGGCGGAACGAGTGACAGCTGAATTACTGGAACGAGCACAGATCCGGCAGACCAACCGCCAAAGACTGATCATCGTCAACTCCCGTGATATCGAAGTAACTACGGAAGACACCGATGTAGCGATTTCCTTGCAGCTATTGCTACAAATCCTCTTGGCATTAATCGTACAACTGGACATTCTATAA
- a CDS encoding NCS1 family transporter — MTVINEAIDSKAIQVEQNSTLDESLHPKTEQDRTVKPKDYVFMWIGDGVNLGNMTLGASVIVAGAATLNIFQTILAALISIGIISTIFALNDRLGYREGIPYVVQLRMSFGIKGKVISSLLRGVPAIVWYGIQSWIGGTALNEIMKIVTNGAFNNVVICFIGLQLFQIVLSLFGFHAIKWVETVASVVFMAALVYVFGILMTSHTTQIAETWVQAKGSWGLPFFGLIMVFLGNYAGIFVSAADYSRELKTGLSDKKRGALYFIPITISYGFVIVIGAMLAAATGVTNPAQALPIILNNDYVSVFVSAFIVVAVIATNMVANIIPPAYVITLLTKLKYKASVTITGLLALGAFPWLLIQESSATGLNMFILIYSAFLGPVISILLVDYYILRKQKVDMTDLYNDEGSFSGYNPAGLIAMFIGAAAAFIEVELAWIIGLVVAGTAYYLLSKYAFKNSSFKKGTIFEK, encoded by the coding sequence ATGACTGTAATAAATGAAGCTATCGACTCAAAAGCAATTCAGGTTGAACAAAACTCGACGTTGGATGAATCACTGCATCCGAAAACCGAGCAGGATAGGACCGTCAAGCCAAAAGACTATGTCTTCATGTGGATCGGTGACGGGGTTAACTTAGGGAATATGACGTTGGGAGCCAGCGTAATTGTCGCGGGAGCAGCAACATTGAACATCTTCCAAACAATCCTGGCAGCTCTGATCTCCATAGGGATCATTTCAACTATCTTCGCATTGAATGACCGACTTGGTTATCGGGAAGGTATTCCGTACGTTGTACAGCTTAGAATGTCCTTCGGGATTAAAGGGAAAGTCATTTCGTCGTTATTGCGCGGTGTACCTGCCATCGTCTGGTACGGTATTCAAAGCTGGATAGGCGGTACTGCGTTGAATGAAATAATGAAAATCGTTACAAACGGAGCATTTAATAATGTTGTCATCTGTTTCATCGGACTTCAATTGTTCCAGATTGTCCTTTCGCTCTTCGGTTTCCATGCAATTAAATGGGTGGAAACAGTTGCATCGGTCGTTTTCATGGCAGCGCTCGTCTATGTGTTTGGAATCCTTATGACTTCACATACAACTCAGATTGCTGAAACGTGGGTACAAGCTAAAGGATCATGGGGCTTGCCGTTCTTCGGACTCATCATGGTCTTCTTGGGGAACTACGCAGGAATATTCGTAAGTGCTGCAGACTATTCTCGTGAGCTGAAAACTGGTTTGAGTGATAAGAAGCGTGGAGCATTATACTTTATTCCAATAACAATTTCATACGGTTTTGTTATTGTCATCGGTGCAATGTTGGCAGCTGCAACAGGTGTAACGAACCCTGCACAAGCACTTCCAATCATACTCAATAATGATTATGTTTCTGTGTTCGTATCAGCCTTTATCGTCGTAGCAGTCATTGCAACAAACATGGTGGCGAACATCATTCCGCCGGCATATGTCATTACATTGCTGACAAAATTGAAATATAAAGCATCTGTAACGATTACAGGATTGCTTGCTTTAGGTGCATTTCCTTGGTTGCTTATCCAAGAGTCATCGGCTACAGGTTTGAATATGTTCATCCTAATCTATTCAGCATTTTTAGGACCTGTTATCTCCATCCTTCTCGTAGATTATTATATTTTACGAAAACAGAAAGTGGATATGACTGACCTGTATAATGACGAAGGATCATTTTCGGGATATAATCCAGCAGGGTTGATTGCTATGTTCATCGGTGCAGCCGCTGCATTCATAGAGGTTGAGCTTGCATGGATTATCGGTTTAGTAGTAGCTGGTACAGCTTACTACCTTCTATCGAAATATGCATTTAAAAATTCAAGCTTCAAAAAAGGAACCATTTTCGAGAAATAA
- the allW gene encoding allantoin permease has translation MTLFDREKMKNAGYSEDVLPTKVEERKWGISNFLTVWMGSVHNIPNYIAIGALFALGLSVGQVFTAIMAASIVIASMLVLNGHAGSKYGLPFAMLLRLSYGPKGAMIPGVLRGVISAIMWFGFQTYAGSQALSILIGKLWPTYLTLGGDWNLLGLSLPALISFLLFWLLNIALIYGGMAFLGKFTNILSPLVYIVFGGMAIWAINLAGGIGPILSYTGTGVPGNKVVIFFAAVTAVVAAWAAPIVNASDFTKLAKSTKTQAIGQTVGLVVTYLLFAVASIAIIVGSEIAFGTPIWNVLDVVARFDGTFAIAISVLTLCLTTLSVNVTGNIVPAGYQLASLFPKTLTFKSGAIIAAITGILVMPWKLMENATSIFTFLNIIGGILAPVTGIMLAQYFLISKTKIDLNALYDAEKGKYHYTKGFNVNAIITTIIAGVICLIGNVVPVLKPLYDMSWFVGIIAAFILYTALESTYSKGALTRKAPELSKENR, from the coding sequence TTGACTCTTTTTGATAGAGAAAAAATGAAGAATGCTGGATATAGTGAAGATGTATTGCCCACAAAAGTAGAAGAACGAAAATGGGGTATAAGCAATTTCCTGACGGTCTGGATGGGTTCGGTTCATAACATTCCAAACTATATTGCCATTGGTGCTCTTTTTGCTTTGGGATTGTCGGTCGGCCAAGTGTTTACTGCAATTATGGCTGCCTCCATTGTCATAGCATCGATGCTTGTTCTAAATGGCCATGCAGGATCAAAATATGGATTGCCGTTTGCGATGTTGCTGCGTTTATCTTACGGCCCGAAAGGCGCAATGATTCCGGGTGTGTTAAGAGGAGTCATTTCTGCAATTATGTGGTTCGGGTTTCAAACGTACGCAGGAAGCCAAGCATTATCAATTTTAATTGGTAAGCTTTGGCCGACGTATTTGACATTAGGTGGAGATTGGAACCTTCTAGGGTTATCTTTGCCAGCGTTGATATCGTTTTTACTGTTCTGGTTATTGAACATTGCTTTAATTTATGGAGGAATGGCTTTCCTAGGGAAGTTTACAAATATCCTCTCGCCGCTTGTGTACATTGTTTTTGGAGGAATGGCAATTTGGGCCATTAACTTAGCTGGAGGAATCGGTCCTATTCTTTCGTATACAGGTACAGGAGTTCCAGGAAATAAAGTAGTTATTTTCTTCGCGGCTGTAACGGCAGTCGTTGCAGCATGGGCAGCACCGATTGTTAACGCTTCAGATTTCACGAAGCTTGCAAAATCGACGAAGACGCAAGCGATAGGACAAACTGTCGGCCTTGTTGTAACGTATTTACTATTCGCTGTTGCAAGTATCGCCATCATTGTCGGATCTGAAATCGCTTTTGGAACACCGATATGGAACGTATTGGATGTTGTAGCTCGTTTTGACGGGACATTTGCAATCGCTATTTCCGTTCTAACACTTTGCTTAACAACTTTATCTGTTAACGTAACTGGAAATATTGTACCGGCTGGTTACCAACTAGCATCTTTATTCCCTAAGACACTCACATTCAAATCGGGTGCAATTATTGCAGCAATAACTGGAATTCTCGTTATGCCTTGGAAGCTGATGGAAAATGCAACAAGTATTTTCACTTTCTTAAACATTATTGGCGGGATCCTAGCTCCAGTTACTGGAATCATGCTAGCCCAGTATTTCCTAATTTCAAAAACTAAAATTGATTTGAATGCTTTATATGACGCGGAAAAGGGAAAGTATCATTATACAAAAGGATTCAATGTAAATGCGATAATTACAACGATAATTGCAGGTGTGATTTGTTTGATCGGAAACGTCGTACCTGTCCTCAAACCGCTTTATGATATGTCTTGGTTTGTAGGAATCATTGCAGCATTTATTCTCTACACGGCGCTTGAATCGACTTATTCAAAAGGTGCTTTGACGCGAAAAGCTCCAGAGTTATCTAAAGAGAATAGGTAA
- a CDS encoding allantoinase produces the protein MTTYDLIIKNGKIVTAESVIQGDIAVKDGKIQEVGQALQGTADRVIDAEGKHVLPGLIDTHVHFNEPGRTEWEGIATGSRSLAAGGATSFFDMPLNSTPPTINKENLDLKKACADEKSIVNPYFWGGLVPENIADLKDLHDNGVIGFKAFMSPSGIADFNHVDDVTIFKGMKEIASLGSLLAVHAESTVICDQLAEEKQKQGKTTARDFVESRPIISEIEAVRRIISYAEATGCKLHVVHASSRKVVEVIQEAKDRGVDITVETCPHYLALNVQDFEAKGGLAKCCPPLRDQDEVEDLWAAVANGEINVIASDHSPAPASMKTITDNYFEGWGGISGAQSTLNIMLTEGYFKRNLPLEKIVELTATNPAKLFGLTNKGVLEAGYDADIAIVDLNESFELKNEDLFYRHQHSPYVGMTFKGKVKTTIVNGEVVFENDKIVSEKTTVIQ, from the coding sequence ATGACTACATACGATTTGATTATTAAAAACGGTAAGATTGTTACAGCTGAATCCGTTATCCAAGGTGATATTGCTGTTAAAGACGGTAAGATCCAAGAAGTTGGCCAAGCGCTGCAAGGCACGGCTGATCGAGTGATCGATGCAGAAGGGAAACACGTATTACCAGGATTGATTGACACGCATGTCCACTTCAATGAACCGGGTAGAACGGAATGGGAAGGAATTGCAACAGGAAGCCGAAGCTTAGCTGCCGGCGGAGCGACTTCTTTCTTCGATATGCCGTTGAACAGTACTCCTCCGACGATCAATAAAGAGAACCTGGACTTGAAAAAGGCTTGCGCAGATGAAAAATCAATCGTCAATCCATATTTCTGGGGCGGCCTTGTTCCAGAAAATATTGCTGACCTGAAAGATCTTCATGACAATGGAGTAATCGGATTCAAAGCTTTCATGTCTCCGAGTGGTATCGCTGATTTCAATCATGTGGACGATGTAACGATTTTCAAGGGAATGAAAGAAATTGCATCTCTTGGCTCATTACTTGCAGTTCACGCTGAAAGTACAGTCATTTGTGATCAGCTTGCCGAAGAAAAGCAAAAACAAGGTAAAACCACAGCAAGAGATTTTGTCGAGTCAAGACCGATCATCTCTGAAATCGAAGCGGTCAGAAGAATTATCTCTTATGCAGAAGCAACAGGTTGTAAATTGCATGTTGTCCATGCGAGCAGCAGGAAAGTCGTCGAAGTCATTCAGGAGGCAAAAGACAGAGGCGTAGACATTACAGTTGAAACTTGCCCGCATTATTTAGCTTTGAATGTACAAGACTTTGAAGCAAAAGGCGGCTTGGCAAAATGCTGTCCTCCGTTACGCGATCAAGACGAAGTCGAAGATCTATGGGCTGCTGTCGCTAACGGCGAAATTAATGTCATCGCATCAGACCATTCACCGGCTCCGGCATCTATGAAAACAATAACAGACAACTATTTTGAAGGTTGGGGCGGAATTTCAGGAGCTCAGTCGACATTGAACATCATGTTGACGGAAGGCTATTTCAAACGCAATCTTCCATTGGAGAAGATTGTAGAATTGACTGCAACGAACCCTGCTAAACTATTTGGCCTTACGAATAAAGGGGTACTAGAAGCTGGCTATGATGCGGATATCGCGATTGTTGACTTGAATGAAAGCTTTGAGCTGAAGAATGAAGATCTCTTCTACCGTCACCAACATTCACCATACGTAGGCATGACATTCAAAGGAAAAGTTAAAACGACTATCGTCAATGGAGAAGTAGTCTTCGAGAACGATAAAATCGTCTCTGAGAAAACAACTGTTATTCAATAA
- a CDS encoding DHH family phosphoesterase — translation MYKLLSHNDLDGVGCGILAKMAFGKQVKVRYNSISGLNREVEWFLENGDKETFLFITDLSVNEENENRLERFYQDGGKVQLIDHHKTALHFNEYEWGHVEVEDEEEKLTSATSLLYEYLVTHEHMEPSESIAEFVELVRQYDTWEWEKNNNQSAQRLNALFFLMTIEEFEDKMISRLSSDEHFNFDEFEKKLLDMEEDKIERYIRRKRRELVQTETGEHFAGIVYAESYHSELGNELGKEYPHLDYIVILNIGGKRAGFRTIHEHVDVSEVAGQFGGGGHAKASGCSLTTEAFQQFVLDTFHLEPLREDARRNRYNLKHSSFGSLYKNRMDDSFFLYPENDQTWVIKQNDIKVEQTFTSFEEAERFLKRKYEAWLVRDDAFVDYLMEQVKASKQTEKA, via the coding sequence ATGTATAAATTGTTGTCTCATAATGATTTGGACGGCGTTGGTTGCGGAATTTTAGCGAAGATGGCTTTTGGGAAGCAGGTCAAAGTACGCTACAATTCCATTTCCGGTCTTAATCGGGAAGTAGAATGGTTTCTGGAAAATGGGGATAAGGAAACATTCTTGTTCATTACCGATTTGTCTGTAAATGAAGAAAATGAGAATAGACTTGAGAGGTTTTATCAAGACGGTGGAAAGGTTCAATTGATTGATCACCATAAGACAGCGCTTCACTTTAATGAGTATGAGTGGGGGCATGTCGAAGTCGAGGATGAGGAAGAAAAGTTAACTTCGGCGACCTCCCTATTATATGAATACCTTGTGACACATGAACACATGGAACCGTCTGAATCTATTGCCGAATTTGTCGAGCTCGTCAGGCAGTATGATACATGGGAATGGGAGAAGAATAATAATCAGAGTGCACAACGTCTCAATGCCCTCTTCTTTCTTATGACTATTGAGGAATTTGAAGACAAGATGATCAGTCGACTCTCTTCGGATGAACATTTTAACTTTGATGAATTCGAAAAGAAGCTACTTGATATGGAAGAAGATAAAATCGAACGCTATATTCGTCGGAAGAGAAGAGAACTTGTACAAACGGAAACAGGTGAACACTTTGCGGGAATCGTCTATGCGGAATCCTATCATTCAGAGCTAGGCAATGAACTTGGCAAAGAATACCCGCATCTTGATTACATTGTAATCCTGAATATCGGGGGGAAACGAGCCGGTTTCCGAACAATCCATGAGCATGTTGATGTATCCGAAGTGGCCGGTCAATTCGGTGGAGGCGGACATGCAAAAGCTTCTGGATGCTCTTTGACTACCGAGGCTTTTCAACAGTTTGTTTTGGACACGTTCCACTTAGAACCTTTAAGGGAAGATGCGCGGCGAAATCGATACAACTTGAAACATTCTTCCTTCGGTTCCCTCTATAAAAACCGAATGGACGATAGCTTTTTCCTCTACCCGGAAAACGATCAAACATGGGTAATTAAGCAAAATGACATAAAGGTGGAACAGACCTTTACTAGCTTTGAGGAAGCGGAGCGTTTCCTTAAAAGAAAGTACGAAGCATGGCTTGTACGGGACGACGCTTTCGTCGATTATTTAATGGAACAGGTAAAGGCTAGTAAGCAGACTGAAAAAGCCTGA
- the allB gene encoding allantoinase AllB, whose translation MAFDLVIKGGKVVLRDGVYNVDLGIKDEKISCIAENITDDAKEVIDASGQYVMPGMIDTHVHISEPGRAEWEGFETGSKSLAAGGTTSYVEMPLNALPATTNKAALDLKLEAAIDQNYVDYAFYGGLVPGNVDKLKEMSDAGVLAFKCFLSDITSDIPDDFVNVDDYTLYKGMQKLAELDQILCIHAENGSVPSGLAKEFAREGKNSGVEYAESRPIFTEVEAVQRAILFAKETGCKLHLVHISTSEAIQVILKAREEGVDVTVESCPHYFAFTADQVDEIGPKAKCQPPIRKAEDQARLWDELLAGNIDWLTSDHSPCTEDLKQGTIWEAWGGISGAQNNVDLMFDLAVKQRGLPVHEFVKLISTNPSERFNIAHKGEIAVSKDADIILVDPNQSYTVKREDLYYKNKHSAYEGRKIDCRVTKTIVRGHVVFDLEEGIVGEPVGKLIAANN comes from the coding sequence ATGGCATTCGATTTAGTTATTAAAGGTGGAAAAGTGGTTTTACGTGATGGTGTTTATAACGTTGACTTAGGAATCAAGGATGAAAAGATTTCATGCATCGCCGAGAATATTACGGATGATGCTAAGGAAGTTATTGACGCGTCCGGCCAATATGTCATGCCTGGAATGATTGATACGCATGTACACATCAGCGAACCTGGACGTGCGGAGTGGGAAGGATTCGAAACAGGATCGAAATCACTGGCTGCAGGAGGCACAACAAGCTACGTGGAAATGCCGTTGAATGCCCTGCCGGCAACAACGAACAAAGCAGCGTTGGATCTTAAGTTGGAAGCGGCGATTGACCAGAACTACGTCGACTACGCGTTTTACGGTGGACTCGTCCCTGGAAACGTGGATAAGCTGAAGGAAATGTCGGACGCTGGCGTTCTTGCATTTAAATGCTTCCTATCCGATATTACAAGTGACATTCCGGATGATTTCGTAAATGTGGATGACTACACTTTGTATAAAGGCATGCAAAAGTTGGCTGAATTGGATCAGATCCTATGCATCCACGCGGAAAACGGATCAGTACCGTCTGGCCTTGCAAAGGAATTTGCAAGGGAAGGCAAAAACTCCGGAGTCGAATATGCGGAATCCCGTCCGATTTTCACAGAAGTGGAAGCGGTTCAACGTGCGATTCTTTTCGCTAAAGAAACAGGCTGTAAATTGCACCTAGTTCATATCAGCACTTCAGAGGCTATCCAGGTGATCTTAAAAGCGCGTGAAGAAGGCGTCGATGTAACAGTTGAATCTTGCCCTCACTATTTCGCATTCACTGCCGATCAAGTCGATGAAATTGGTCCTAAGGCAAAATGTCAGCCTCCAATCAGAAAAGCGGAAGACCAAGCAAGACTATGGGACGAGCTTTTGGCTGGGAATATCGACTGGCTGACGTCTGACCACTCGCCTTGTACGGAAGACTTGAAGCAAGGAACGATTTGGGAAGCATGGGGCGGAATTAGCGGCGCGCAAAACAACGTCGACCTCATGTTTGACTTGGCTGTGAAACAGCGCGGACTTCCGGTTCATGAGTTCGTTAAATTGATTTCAACAAACCCGTCTGAGCGTTTCAACATTGCCCATAAAGGTGAAATCGCAGTATCCAAAGATGCGGACATCATTTTAGTCGACCCGAACCAATCGTACACAGTGAAGAGGGAAGATCTTTACTACAAAAACAAACATAGTGCATACGAAGGCAGAAAAATCGACTGCCGCGTAACAAAAACAATCGTTCGCGGACATGTCGTATTCGACCTAGAAGAAGGCATTGTCGGAGAACCTGTCGGCAAGTTGATTGCTGCCAATAACTAA
- a CDS encoding S9 family peptidase has product MKPPIAKRIPHPHELHGDVREDDYYWLKDRNNPEVINYLEEENQYFDDVMRPLAEQTDQIYQSMVDRVPDSEVKVPVQNGHYFYYSRLEKDKQYPIYARKQAASRELVDEASEEVVLDLNELAEDSDYLSVTVQRMSTDHNRLAFLENRDGTDRYTIHIKDIETGELLPDRISDVFLYGSMEWSRCGDYIFYITVDENQRPCRLWRHRLGSDVKSDELVYEEKDETFTLYVSKSQSGKFIFVYSHSKTSSEIRMLDADAPSSPLQLLDARRDGILYDVEHWGDDLLILTNENALNFQLLRCPLNDIRSRVNVIAYSENRYLQGVYPFRDKLLVSGRENGLTQIWVLQDGELNPIEWDESLYTVSVLSDQSYETTEVLLQYESLLTPKTTYGLNLSTGVKHKLQAAPVSGEYDRSSYRQEQLWAVAEDGVNVPMTVVYREDTLDEGPAPLILYGYGSYGANSDPHFDPYRLPLLDKGIIFVTAQVRGGSEMGRSWYEDGKMEHKRNTFTDFIAAAKHLIEQGYTTPNQMAARGGSAGGLLVGAVANLAGNLFKAVVPAVPFVDVVTTMLDTTIPLTTLEWDEWGNPQNREDYFYMKSYSPYDNVEAKDYPHMYITTGINDPRVGYWEPAKWVARLRALKTDDNVVVLKTNMGAGHFGKSGRFNHLKEAAECYAFVLDKLGVNAEVTSPR; this is encoded by the coding sequence ATGAAACCACCTATAGCAAAACGGATTCCCCATCCCCATGAATTGCATGGCGATGTACGCGAAGACGACTATTATTGGCTGAAGGATCGCAATAACCCCGAGGTCATCAATTATTTAGAAGAAGAAAATCAGTATTTCGATGACGTCATGCGGCCTTTGGCAGAACAAACCGACCAGATTTATCAAAGCATGGTTGACCGTGTTCCCGATTCCGAAGTGAAAGTGCCTGTACAGAATGGACACTACTTCTATTATTCACGTTTGGAAAAGGACAAGCAATACCCGATCTATGCACGCAAGCAGGCGGCAAGCCGAGAACTAGTAGATGAGGCATCGGAGGAAGTGGTGCTCGATCTGAATGAATTGGCCGAGGACAGTGACTATTTAAGCGTGACGGTGCAGCGTATGAGTACCGATCATAACCGTCTGGCCTTTTTAGAGAACCGTGATGGCACCGATCGTTATACTATCCATATAAAGGACATCGAAACTGGCGAACTTCTGCCAGACCGGATTTCGGATGTATTTTTATATGGAAGTATGGAATGGAGCCGTTGTGGCGACTATATTTTTTACATTACTGTTGATGAGAATCAACGCCCTTGCAGATTATGGAGGCATCGATTAGGTAGTGACGTGAAGAGTGATGAGCTTGTCTATGAAGAAAAAGACGAGACATTTACGCTCTACGTGTCTAAATCGCAAAGCGGGAAGTTTATTTTTGTTTATTCACATTCGAAAACGTCAAGCGAAATTCGCATGTTGGATGCAGATGCCCCGTCATCCCCTTTGCAACTACTGGATGCGCGGCGTGATGGGATTCTCTATGATGTGGAGCATTGGGGCGATGACCTGCTCATACTGACAAACGAAAATGCGCTGAACTTTCAACTGCTCCGCTGTCCACTCAACGACATCAGGTCACGGGTGAATGTCATTGCGTATAGCGAAAATCGCTATCTTCAAGGTGTGTATCCGTTTCGTGATAAGCTTCTTGTCTCCGGCCGGGAGAACGGTTTGACGCAGATCTGGGTATTACAGGACGGCGAGTTGAATCCGATTGAATGGGATGAATCGCTCTATACTGTATCGGTTTTATCCGACCAGAGCTACGAGACGACTGAAGTGTTGCTTCAATATGAGTCGCTGCTTACGCCAAAAACGACATATGGACTGAATCTGTCAACCGGAGTGAAGCATAAATTGCAAGCGGCTCCCGTCAGCGGAGAATATGACCGTTCAAGCTATCGTCAAGAGCAATTATGGGCAGTCGCCGAGGATGGCGTCAACGTGCCTATGACCGTCGTCTATCGGGAAGATACGCTCGATGAAGGGCCTGCACCATTGATTCTTTATGGATATGGCTCATATGGAGCAAACAGCGATCCGCATTTCGATCCGTATCGTCTCCCGCTTTTGGACAAGGGTATCATATTTGTCACAGCGCAAGTGCGTGGCGGTTCCGAAATGGGACGGAGTTGGTATGAAGATGGAAAGATGGAGCATAAACGAAATACGTTCACAGATTTTATTGCTGCAGCGAAGCATCTTATCGAGCAGGGTTACACAACTCCAAACCAAATGGCGGCCCGCGGAGGCAGTGCGGGAGGCTTGCTCGTTGGCGCAGTGGCAAACTTGGCCGGAAATTTGTTCAAGGCAGTCGTCCCTGCCGTTCCATTCGTCGACGTCGTGACGACGATGCTCGATACGACCATTCCCCTGACTACGCTGGAGTGGGATGAATGGGGCAATCCACAAAATCGCGAGGATTACTTCTATATGAAGTCCTACAGTCCTTATGACAATGTGGAAGCGAAAGACTATCCTCATATGTACATTACAACCGGCATAAACGATCCACGTGTCGGTTACTGGGAACCGGCCAAGTGGGTTGCACGCCTGAGAGCGTTAAAAACCGATGACAACGTCGTTGTACTGAAAACGAATATGGGTGCCGGCCATTTCGGCAAGTCTGGCCGCTTCAACCATTTGAAGGAAGCTGCGGAATGCTACGCATTTGTTCTTGATAAGCTTGGTGTAAACGCAGAGGTTACAAGCCCCCGGTAA